TTTTCGACCGCTTTCTTGCAGGCCTTGGAGGAGGGGATGTGGTCGCAGTCGATTCCCCTGTACTTGTTTTTGCGGACCTCGCGCCGGGTTTTGAGATAGGAGCTGACTACTCCCGGATTCTTGACGGACTTTTTCTTGTGCTGATTGACATTGTTGGCCTTGCGCTTCTTGGAGTGTGCAAGACCAAGGACGTCGAACTGCACCAATGGATTGGGCGCATAGGCATACAGGTTGATCCCCCCCTCCAGGTCGAGCGGATCGCTCTGGAGGTAGCGCCCGAGGACCGGGTCGTAGTAGCGGTAGCGGTTGTAGAACAGCCCCGTGTCCGGGTCGTGATATTGGCCGGGCAGGCGGAGGTTGAACTCGATCCGACTGTCTGGGGCGACGGTGATGTGGCCGTAGGGCTCGAGCCTGGAGGCCCACCAGACGGTGCGTCCAGAGGCATCCTCGATCCTGAGGGGGGCTCCGACCTGGTTCACGAGGAGGACGAAGACCTGACCACTCTCCGGGGCCGCATCCACCGAGGGGTAGTCGACGAACAGAACGGGCACGAGCGAGTCATGGCCCGCATACACGTAGAGCCGTAGCTGTCCCCGAGGCGACAGCTCGGCGGCGAGGCGGTCTGCGTCCCAGAAGAACTCTCGCTGCCGGGTGCCCCGCCCGCAGCGGATGCGGCGCCCCAGGGCGTCATACTCGGCGGTCCAGGGCTCGCCCTTCGCATCCTCCACCCGCACCAGCATGTCCGCGCTGTCATAGGTGTAGCACGTGCGGGAGCCATCAGGCCGCCGACGCTCGCTCAGGTGGGTACGGACGTCATAGACGAACGTCTCGTCATTGGCCCGGGCCAGGCGGTTGGCCTCGGCGAGCACGGTGTTCTCGAGCCCGGGCTTGCCCAGCAGGTTGCCCGCCGGATCCAACACGTAGTCGAAGCGGCCGTGTGGCCCCTCCTCGCGAGTGAGCCGATGGGCCGCATCCGTGGTGTAGCGCGTTTGCCGGCCATCCGCCTCCCAGACAGTGGCCAGATCTCCATCGGCCGTGTACATGTAGCGGGTCCACCGAGGGGGCTTCGTCTCCTGGAAATCCTGCATCCAGGTGAGGCTGCTCAGGAGCCGCCCCTCGCCATCATACTGGGCGAGCTCGCGCAGCCCGTGCGCATGCTCCCGCAGCAGCAGGCCGCGCTCGTCCCACCAGAACAGGTGCTCTCCACCGGTGGAATCACCCAGCCGCCGCAAGGGGTCTCCCGCCGTGCCCTCCAGCGACCACGTGAAGCGTCCGAGCACGATGGTGACACAGCGCCCGCCCACCCACTGGCGTTGGATACCCCGGCCATTCCGCAGGTCACTGCGGATCTGCCCGAAGAGATCATGCCGCAAGTCCACCTCGTGGTCCCCGGTGGAGGCACGGATGACCCGGCCCTGCTCATCATGCTCGAGCAGGTGGATCCCGCCCGAGCCCAGATGGCGGGTCTCCACCCGCTCCCCGTCCTCGTACTCCATGCGCAACAGCACACGCCCCAGCGCGTCCTGCTTCTCGAGCAGCCGGTCTCCCTTGTCCCAGGTGTACTGCTCGTGCAGCCGCCCGTTGCGAGCAACCTTTACCAAGCGATCCTTCTCGTCATACTCGTACTCGCTCTGCGTGCCGGCCGGGTCCACGACACGCACCACCTGTTCGGTGGAAGAGTAGGCATAACGGGTAAGGGAGCCCTGCGGGTCCTCCACTGCGGTGACAAGATTCCAGCGGCCAATGCGTTGCTGCCAGATCCGGCCGTCCGGATCACGGTAGCCCACTTCATTTCCGGCCCGGTCATGGACCCAACGGTGGCTCCGCCCTTCGGGGTCCACCTCGGACACCACCCGGCCCAAGCCATCAAACGAGAGCACCGGCGCCGCGCTCCTGCCCGCCGGGTACAGCCGGATTAGCAGGGACAGCAGTGACTGCAACTCCTGTGGCACCCTCGCGAGGAGAGGGGGCTGCCCTCCCCGTGCGACCTGTGGAGGCACGTCCCGGTCACTGCCCAGCAACAAGCCGAGCGGCGTCTCGGGGAGGGGGGCGGGCCCAGGAGGCTCGGGCTGGGGCAGGACCTGCGCCGGGGGGAGCACCCGCTGATAGGGATCGAGCTGCCCCAGAAGTGCCCCCTGCGCGTCGTAGAGCATCCGCGTGACGCGGCCCCCGGAGTCAATCTCCTGCAAGACCCGCCCATCATCGGCGACCTCCCGCTTGAGTACTCCCCCATAGGGATCAACGAGCTCGACCAAGGTGAGATCCTCGTTGTAACGGAAGATGTGGACCCCTCCGGAGCGCTCTGTGACGCGCGTCTCCCAGCGCTCCGGGTCATACTCCAGGCGAGTCCACCACAGCCCATCCTGTCCGGCTGTCTCGATGCAGCGGCCCGCCTGATCATATTTCCACCAGAAGGCATAACCATTGGGGTCGCGCATGCGAACCCACCTGTGCGCGCCGTCATACTCATACAGATAGCAGCCCCCCTCCGCGTCACATGAGGTGACGAGGTGGCCCTGACGGTCATAGGTGTAGCGAGCGAGGCATTGGGGCTCGCGTCCCCCCATCCGAAGCAACTCCAGGAGCAGGCCGGCGGCGTCATATTTGAGCCGGTAACGTACGCGGCCCGCGGGCGACACCTCCTCCAACTGGATCAGCCGCTCCTCATCCCAGCTCAACTCAAGCCGTTGCGAGCCGGACTGCACGACGCGCAGCTTGGCAACGTGACTGGCAGGCGGGGCTTCGAAGTGGAGCAACGGGCCACTGCCCTCGCGGAGCGTGAACTGCCGGGGTCCCGTCCGCCGAAGCACCACGCCATGGAGTGAGGCCTCCCCGGCATCCGCGTCCAGCGGGTCGAAGTCCAGGGTCCGCCCGGTGGGGTCTTCATAGCGCCACACCTGAGGCGAGAGATGCAGGGTGTGCTGGTACTCATGGCGGAAACCCCAGCCGAGCGGGCCGTAGAGGTCCGCCCGCGCCGTGGAGTAGTAGCGCCGCCAGCAGAAGAGTCCCGGGGGCGGCGAGCGCGCGTCCAGGAAGTCATCGAAGTTGGCTCCGGTAATGACATCCACCGGGTGGCCACCATTGCAGTGCACACCATTCTGCGCTTTGCGCGTGCTACGGGCCTTGCGCACCTTGGAGATAAGCGCCCCCAGGATGGCCATGCCCGCCCTCATTCCCAGCGCCATCAGAGACACCGTGGGCGGGCCGCCAATGAACACGGGAAGGGGAATGGAGAGCACCAGGGTCGTGGGCAGTACCAAGCTGGAGATGGACTTCTTCTTTCTTCGCCTCGGGAAGGGCGGCACTCCAATGTCCTGGCAACTGAGCACGGGCAGGGCCAGGTGGCTGAAAGGCTCGTCCTCCACCACCACCGTGGAACTGCCCATGAAGATCTCCGCCTCATTGCCAGGAGGCTTGGCGAACACCCCTCCAATAGGAAAATGAGGGGGCAGGGCGATGCCGCCCGTTCCGGCCTGGGCCCGCGGCAGTCCACCGACGAAGACGGTCGTGCCCAGGATGGGCACGTAGTCCATGGGATCGAAGACAATGCCCACGAAGGGGTGCGGGATGGGAACCACCACGCCGGGCGGGGTGATGATGAGGTGGATGTCAATCCCCAGCAACGGATCAAGGTGCTTCGCCGCGGGCATCATGCCTGGGTCCCCCCGGGTGAAGTCGGTTGCCACACCGGACCGAGCAGGTGCTCCATCTGCTGCTCGATCTCCGTGCGCTTGTCGCTGAAGTGGGCCAGCTCGGTGAGCCGCAGCAGGCAGGCTCCTGCGTAACCGAGGGTGGAACTCTGGCGTGCGGGCGCGTCCATGAGCTGGGCGGTCTCAAGCGCCCGAGAGCCACAGTACCAGGCCTCCTCCCATGACTGGGCCTGCTCGTGGCACCAGGCAGCCATTCGCCAGCCCTCCAACTCCATGAGCAGATCGCCAATCTGGGCGGCCAACACGGCCACCTGTTCATAGACGGAGGCGGCGTGCTTCCAGTCCGCGGAGGCGACCAGGGCGGATCCCACCGCCAAGCGTGCCTGCAAGAGCAGCCGGGCCCCGCTCGGCTCTCCCTCCGCCTGGGCCTGCAGGGCGACGGCCTCGGCCTGGCGGTACTCAGCGAGGGCCGCCTGGGGCCCCTCCGCGGACAGCAGCCCCGAGCC
Above is a window of Cystobacter fuscus DNA encoding:
- a CDS encoding RHS repeat-associated core domain-containing protein; protein product: MMPAAKHLDPLLGIDIHLIITPPGVVVPIPHPFVGIVFDPMDYVPILGTTVFVGGLPRAQAGTGGIALPPHFPIGGVFAKPPGNEAEIFMGSSTVVVEDEPFSHLALPVLSCQDIGVPPFPRRRKKKSISSLVLPTTLVLSIPLPVFIGGPPTVSLMALGMRAGMAILGALISKVRKARSTRKAQNGVHCNGGHPVDVITGANFDDFLDARSPPPGLFCWRRYYSTARADLYGPLGWGFRHEYQHTLHLSPQVWRYEDPTGRTLDFDPLDADAGEASLHGVVLRRTGPRQFTLREGSGPLLHFEAPPASHVAKLRVVQSGSQRLELSWDEERLIQLEEVSPAGRVRYRLKYDAAGLLLELLRMGGREPQCLARYTYDRQGHLVTSCDAEGGCYLYEYDGAHRWVRMRDPNGYAFWWKYDQAGRCIETAGQDGLWWTRLEYDPERWETRVTERSGGVHIFRYNEDLTLVELVDPYGGVLKREVADDGRVLQEIDSGGRVTRMLYDAQGALLGQLDPYQRVLPPAQVLPQPEPPGPAPLPETPLGLLLGSDRDVPPQVARGGQPPLLARVPQELQSLLSLLIRLYPAGRSAAPVLSFDGLGRVVSEVDPEGRSHRWVHDRAGNEVGYRDPDGRIWQQRIGRWNLVTAVEDPQGSLTRYAYSSTEQVVRVVDPAGTQSEYEYDEKDRLVKVARNGRLHEQYTWDKGDRLLEKQDALGRVLLRMEYEDGERVETRHLGSGGIHLLEHDEQGRVIRASTGDHEVDLRHDLFGQIRSDLRNGRGIQRQWVGGRCVTIVLGRFTWSLEGTAGDPLRRLGDSTGGEHLFWWDERGLLLREHAHGLRELAQYDGEGRLLSSLTWMQDFQETKPPRWTRYMYTADGDLATVWEADGRQTRYTTDAAHRLTREEGPHGRFDYVLDPAGNLLGKPGLENTVLAEANRLARANDETFVYDVRTHLSERRRPDGSRTCYTYDSADMLVRVEDAKGEPWTAEYDALGRRIRCGRGTRQREFFWDADRLAAELSPRGQLRLYVYAGHDSLVPVLFVDYPSVDAAPESGQVFVLLVNQVGAPLRIEDASGRTVWWASRLEPYGHITVAPDSRIEFNLRLPGQYHDPDTGLFYNRYRYYDPVLGRYLQSDPLDLEGGINLYAYAPNPLVQFDVLGLAHSKKRKANNVNQHKKKSVKNPGVVSSYLKTRREVRKNKYRGIDCDHIPSSKACKKAVENHLGNPLTKAEYRKLHNYITAMHESRDIHRGFSRTYGGRNTQKQIAKDAADLKEAAKKDMKAIKEALKDDGWSNKKIDDAFDKIHQRNKNIGLYDDLDKLCMTLGFI